The genomic window GAGGCGACCCAGCAGGGCGGGGCGTTTGAGGGTCGGTTCGAGTCCTTCGACGCAGATCTGCGTTTCTCCGCCGACGACCTGGCGGGCAGCGGATTCGATGTCCGCGTCCGGACCGGCAGCGTCGAGACCGGCAGCTCGCAGCGCGACTCAGCGCTACCCGGCGCCGACTGGTTCAATGTCGACGCCTTTCCGGATGCGACCTACGTCGCCGAGGACATCCGCGCGACGGCGGACGGTTACGAGGCGGTGGGCACGCTCACCATTCGCGATAACACCCATCCGGTGACGCTGCCGTTTCAATGGGAGACTGATGGCGATCAGGCGCGGATGGAGGGCTCGGTGGCCATCGACCGGACCCGCTTTGGCGTCGGCCAGGGTGACTGGAGTGATCCGTCGGTCGCAGGGCATGAGGTCCGCGTGGTCGTCGATCTGACGCTGTCAAAGACCCAGTAGCCAGGCGACCAGTGGCGCCAGCAACGCGGTGAGAGTGGCATTGAGGGCCATCCCCAGCCCCGCGTAGGCGCCCGCCGGCTGGCTGTGCTGGAACGCCCGCGCGGCGGCAATGCCATGTCCAGCGACGCCCATCGAAAACCCCTTGACCGCTGGATCGCGTTCACCCATTAGTCGTAGCAGCGGGATACCCACGACGGCGACGGTGAGCCCCGTCATGATGACGAAAACGGCCGTCAGTGAGGGCTCGCCCCCCAGTTCCTCCGCGACGCCGATGGCAATCGGCGTGGTCGCTGATTTGGGCATCAGCGAGAGCAGTGTCGTGGCCTCCAGCCCCAGCGCATACCCGATCGCAACGGCACTGCCGATCGCTGTAACCGAGCCCACACCCAGCGCCAACATGATCGGAAACCACTGCTCCTTAAGCCGCTGGAGTTGCTCATAGAGCGGGATCGCGAGCAGCACCGTCGCCGGCCCGAGCAGGAAGTGGACGAACTGCGCGCCCTCAAAGTAGGTGTCGTAGTCGGTGTCGGTGGCTAATAACAGCAATACCGTGGCGGTCACGGCGATCAGAACGGGGTTGAGCAACGGAAAGCGCCGGCCGGTGACGAACAGCCACTGCGCCGTGGCATAGGTGGCCACAGTCACGGTCAGCCAGAGCAGGGGCTGCTCCTCGAGATAGGCCCAGACCTGGAACAGCCCCTCCATTACGAGCGCTCCGTGTCCCGGCGCCGGAGCAGATGGCGCAGCGTCAGTGCCGTTGCCAGGAGGCTGATCAGGGTGCTCGCGACCACCGTGACCGCGATCGCCAGCCAGCGGTCCGCGAGCAGTCCGAGGTAGCTGATCACGCCTACCCCTGCGGGGATGAACAGCAGCGACAGGTGACCGAGCAGGGTTCCCGCCAGCCGCGACAGTGGGTCGGGCGGTCCGCCGCGTAGCCCCAGCACACCCACCAGCAACAGCATGCCGATCACCGGGCCGGGGACCGGGACGCTAATCAGCCGGACCAGGACCTCGCCGATCAGCTGCAGCGAGAGTACCAGCGCGACTATGCCGGGCATCAGCGTTGTCCCTCGAGCAGGACGTCCCGCGCCTCGTTGAGGCGCGCCGCCAGATAGTCGGTGCCGCCGCGATCCGGGTGCAGGCGTTGCATGAGCCGCCGGTGCGCGGCCAGCACCGCGTCCCGATCGGCATCGGCATCCACGCCCAGCAGCTCTGCGGCTTCCTCGCGGGCCATGCGGCCGTTACGCGATGCGGGTTGCTGGCGATCCGTATCGGCATTGTCTGCCTTTGCGCCGCGGGCCCGTCCGCTCAGCCGAGCGACCAACGGCAGCAAGCGCAGTAGCGGCGCGAGCCGCCAGATCAGGGGAATGGCCGCGCTGATGGCCGCGGCAATCCAGTTGAGCCGACCGGTGATGGCCAGCGCCACGGCAGTGGCGGCGATCAGGCCGAGGATGAACATTGGCGCGCGGGCACGCACCCATTGCCGGAAACGCGGCGAGAGCAGATAGGTCAGCGCGAGGATTATCAGCGCGAGGCTGACCAGTCGCATCATCGGGTCGTGACTCCACCCGGGTCGCGGTCGGAGGGCGTCCCGTCCCCGGTCGCCTGGTTCTCTGCTTCGATGGCCTGACAGCGGGCCCGCCAACGCTCCACACGCTGGTCGTAGAGATCAAAGACACAGGGGTCGCAGCCACTTCCGCAGCATTCATCCAGATCGGGCTCGCGCGGCGGTGGCGGCAGCGGTTTGCGCGTGGACATAACGATCCTATCCGGTGACGAAGGCATGAGCGTGACGCAGCAGCACAGCGATCACGGCGGCGATGGGCAGTGCGAGCAGCACCCCCGCGAACCCGAACAGCTGGCCGCCCGCGAGCACCGCGAAAATCACCACGACCGGATGCAGACCGATCCGGTCGCCGACAAACAATGGTGTGAAGACCACCGACTCAAGCATCTGGCCGGCGCCGTAGACGCCCCAGACGAGCACGAGCGGGAGCAGCCAGTCGTTGAACTGGAACAGCGTCGCCAGCGTTGCCGCGGCGATGCCGACGATAAAGCCGAGATACGGCACCACGGCCGCCAGCCCCGACAGAAGCCCGATCAGCAAGCCCAGCTGAATGCCGACCAACCATAAACCTAGCGCGTAGAACAGGCCCAGCGAGATCATCACCAGCAGCTGGCCACGCAGGAAGGCACCCACTACCTCGTCGCACTCGCGGGCCAGTCCCGCCACCGTGTCGCGCCAGGCGCCGGGGACCAGCGCCAGGCTGGCGGCAAGGACGTTGTTCCAGTCACGGAGCAGATAGAACGCCACCACCGGGATCAACGCGAGGCTCGCCAGGGCCCCGGCCAGCGCGAATCCCGACTGGGTGACGCGTTGCACGACCCCGGCGACCACATTGCCGGTCGACTGCCAGTGGGTCGACAGGGTGTCGCGGATGACGTTCAGGTCGAGCAGCGAGGCGTCGATGCCCATTGCCGCCTCGAGCCAGGGCAGTGCCTGGGTCTGGGCCCACTCGATCATCGCCGGCAGCTGGGACTGCAGCATCCCGATCTGGCGGCCGACCAGCGGGATGAGCATGAGCGCCACCGCCACGGTGATCGCGGTGAGCGCGAGAAAGACCAGACTGACGGACACGGTCCGATTGAGCCCGATCCGCTGCAGGCGGCCGGCGAGTGGGTTGCCCAGATAGGCGAGCAGCGCCCCGGCCAGAAACGGGGTCAGGATCGGTCGCAGCCAATAGACCAGAAAGCCGGTCAGCACCAGCAGCGCCAGACCCAGCGTGCTCCGGTAGATCCGCATCGCGTCATTCATGGGACGAGGATAGCGAACCGTGGCCGTCAACGCAGCCATGGGGTACAAAGAGCGGGAAATCACGGTAAGGTATGACCGATATGCGAAGGCCCAACCGGGGGAATAGTGTGCGCAATCCGAATCGCGTCCTGATCTGGATCGTTATCTTTCTGGCGGCGGTGGCCGCCGTCAGCGGGCTGCTGCTCGAGCCGCTGACCGACGCCTTCACCGCGAATCCCGTGTTCAACGGGATGATCCTCAGCGTCCTGTTCGTTGGGTTGGTGATCAACTGCCGGCAAGTGCTCGTCCTCAAGCCCGAGGTGGACTGGGTGGATCGATTCCGCCATGCCGAGGAGGGTGACGCCCCGTCGCTGCCGAACAGTCGGCTGCTCGGTTCCATGGCGCGCATGCTGACAGGCCGGCGGGGGGATCGGTTCAGTCTCTCCGCCACCTCCATGCGCACCGTCCTCGACGGGATCCGGACCCGCCTCGATGAGTCGCGCGACGTGTCCCGCTATCTGATCGGTCTGCTGGTTTTCCTGGGGCTGCTGGGTACGTTCTGGGGACTGCTTGACACGCTCCGCGCGGTGGGTGGAGTGATCACCAACCTGCGCATTGACGGTGCCGATGCCGGGCAGATCTTCGCCGAACTCCGCGATGGTCTACAGGCCCCGCTCACCGGCATGGGCACGGCGTTCAGCTCATCGTTGT from Spiribacter curvatus includes these protein-coding regions:
- a CDS encoding YceI family protein produces the protein MTQRADRITRRLIATGLTAAGMIGAPAMAATEWVVVDENSRLGFEATQQGGAFEGRFESFDADLRFSADDLAGSGFDVRVRTGSVETGSSQRDSALPGADWFNVDAFPDATYVAEDIRATADGYEAVGTLTIRDNTHPVTLPFQWETDGDQARMEGSVAIDRTRFGVGQGDWSDPSVAGHEVRVVVDLTLSKTQ
- a CDS encoding LrgB family protein, with protein sequence MEGLFQVWAYLEEQPLLWLTVTVATYATAQWLFVTGRRFPLLNPVLIAVTATVLLLLATDTDYDTYFEGAQFVHFLLGPATVLLAIPLYEQLQRLKEQWFPIMLALGVGSVTAIGSAVAIGYALGLEATTLLSLMPKSATTPIAIGVAEELGGEPSLTAVFVIMTGLTVAVVGIPLLRLMGERDPAVKGFSMGVAGHGIAAARAFQHSQPAGAYAGLGMALNATLTALLAPLVAWLLGL
- a CDS encoding CidA/LrgA family protein, producing MPGIVALVLSLQLIGEVLVRLISVPVPGPVIGMLLLVGVLGLRGGPPDPLSRLAGTLLGHLSLLFIPAGVGVISYLGLLADRWLAIAVTVVASTLISLLATALTLRHLLRRRDTERS
- a CDS encoding oxidoreductase-like domain-containing protein, with translation MSTRKPLPPPPREPDLDECCGSGCDPCVFDLYDQRVERWRARCQAIEAENQATGDGTPSDRDPGGVTTR
- a CDS encoding AI-2E family transporter; amino-acid sequence: MNDAMRIYRSTLGLALLVLTGFLVYWLRPILTPFLAGALLAYLGNPLAGRLQRIGLNRTVSVSLVFLALTAITVAVALMLIPLVGRQIGMLQSQLPAMIEWAQTQALPWLEAAMGIDASLLDLNVIRDTLSTHWQSTGNVVAGVVQRVTQSGFALAGALASLALIPVVAFYLLRDWNNVLAASLALVPGAWRDTVAGLARECDEVVGAFLRGQLLVMISLGLFYALGLWLVGIQLGLLIGLLSGLAAVVPYLGFIVGIAAATLATLFQFNDWLLPLVLVWGVYGAGQMLESVVFTPLFVGDRIGLHPVVVIFAVLAGGQLFGFAGVLLALPIAAVIAVLLRHAHAFVTG